The DNA segment AATTCGGGCAGGTCTATCGAAACGAAAGAAGTGGTGCGCTAAGAGGACTTAGTCGTGTGCGGGGACTTTGTCAGAACGACGCCCATATCTATGTCGCACCCGACGAATCAAAAGCGGAAATTTTATCAGTTTTACGATTGCACGAGCGCGTCTACAAGATTCTGGGCCTTCGGAGTTATCATTACCGGCTTTCAAAGTCCGACCCTGCGAAACAGGAATTATTCGAGGGACCGCCTGAGCAATGGAAAAGGGCAGAGGCGGTATTGCGAAGCGCACTCTGTGAGCTCGAGCTGCCATTCGTTGAATCGATCGGCGAAGCTGCCTTTTATGGACCAAAGATCGACGTGCAGATGCCAATCGGCATCGAGCCGAGTGTCAGAAGCGAATCGATCGCAAGTGTTCAGCTCGACTTTAATTCGGGCGAAAAGTTTGATCTGAAATACGTCGATAGAGACGGACTGAAGGCAGTCCCATGGGTTGTTCATCGTGCACCGTTGGGTAGCCACGAGCGCATGGTTTCACTTTTATTAGAACAAAGCCAAGGTCATTTCCCCGGTTGGCTTGCGCCAATTCAGATTGCGATCGTCCCCGTGGACGCTCGGCACGAAGACCATGCGCGGAAAGTACATCGGAACTTGGTCTCTGGTGGTATTCGCAGCGAAATTATTCAGCCCATCGGCAGCTTGGGTAAAAGAATGAAAATGCTGCACCGGAAGCGTCCATTTGCGAAACTCGTATTGGGGGACGAAGAGCTTTTGGCGCAGCCGAGCGAGGTTTCGTGGAGAGTCGTTCTGATGGAAGGGGCGCATGTTGTACGTCGTAACGACTTGGTTTCATTTGTTCGTTTGCTAGTGAAGCCACCTTGGGTTGATGATTAAGTCATGAGTAATTTTGAAAACAAATTAAATCAGAAAGCCGCGGAGCTCGCAGATCTTCGCGGCAAAAGCGATGAACACGTCAATGCCGTCGGGAAATATACGGTGTATTTCGTCCTCTTTTTCGGAGCGATTTTCGCAGCGTCCGTTTATGGAATTCAACATGCGAGTACTAATGCCGGGCAAGGAGTCGGGTGGTTCGCTGCGCTCTTGTCGGGAATCGCGTTGATGTCGGCTTTATGGAGCTGGTTCGGGGTTCTGTGGGAACAGTATAAGCGTCGCTGATGAATAAACTTCTCGGTAGACATCCCCGTTGGGTGTGTTTCACAC comes from the Deltaproteobacteria bacterium genome and includes:
- a CDS encoding threonine--tRNA ligase; translation: MNKLLDHRQIADDMEIYCLDEKIGAGLPLWLPAGVAIRDALESMMRQLEGDGGYRRVVSPHIGKRELYERSGHLKAFAEEMFPPIGLGAEEYFLRPMNCPHHHVIFGAGVKSYRQLPYRIAEFGQVYRNERSGALRGLSRVRGLCQNDAHIYVAPDESKAEILSVLRLHERVYKILGLRSYHYRLSKSDPAKQELFEGPPEQWKRAEAVLRSALCELELPFVESIGEAAFYGPKIDVQMPIGIEPSVRSESIASVQLDFNSGEKFDLKYVDRDGLKAVPWVVHRAPLGSHERMVSLLLEQSQGHFPGWLAPIQIAIVPVDARHEDHARKVHRNLVSGGIRSEIIQPIGSLGKRMKMLHRKRPFAKLVLGDEELLAQPSEVSWRVVLMEGAHVVRRNDLVSFVRLLVKPPWVDD